A single region of the Streptococcus sanguinis genome encodes:
- a CDS encoding YbaB/EbfC family nucleoid-associated protein: protein MMNMQSMMKQAQKLQKQMEKGQAELAATEFTGKSAQDLVVAKLTGDKKVVSIDFNPAVVDPEDLETLSEMTAQALNHALAQIDDATQKKMGAFAGKLPF from the coding sequence ATGATGAACATGCAAAGCATGATGAAGCAAGCACAAAAGCTTCAAAAACAAATGGAAAAAGGACAGGCAGAACTAGCTGCAACAGAATTCACCGGCAAATCAGCCCAAGATTTAGTCGTCGCTAAACTGACAGGCGATAAAAAGGTAGTCAGCATTGACTTCAATCCAGCCGTTGTGGATCCTGAAGATTTGGAAACTCTGTCAGAGATGACTGCGCAGGCCCTGAATCACGCGCTGGCTCAGATTGATGATGCTACTCAGAAGAAAATGGGCGCTTTCGCAGGCAAATTGCCATTTTAA
- a CDS encoding glycerophosphoryl diester phosphodiesterase membrane domain-containing protein, with protein sequence MKSQRLGLLRLYRNLDKILLLFFTVFMLMELAWVPFNSFAAEALLKQTGYLFLSYTNALKVLTSNVWVGLAFLALFAVNLFIAYFQIGLIFMGLRNLLDEEERSAFQFIKKSFKDSGSLIRYARPSKVLFIALYMGFIFPFLRQILKIYYLNKILIPEFIVTYLKTALWMKLSIYALGFLLFLIAVRLMFALPKLFFEHFRLRDAIRYSLEKTKGHLIRYTWQLFWILAKSFLFFLLCSIPILMLQQYADGQSNQIALIAAVVNYCLIKLAYYFMVAYFLIKFVAFLTDSKLSEYRYRKGLPLMRWFILLVTSSVFALEGFVYLNLPLENVPLTISHRGVSQGNGVQNTVESLEKTVLLKPDYIEMDVQETKDGQFVMMHDANLKALAGVDAKPQELTLQELTALDISENGHTAKISSFDAYLKRANQMGQRLLIEIKTSSLDSDDMMDRFLSQYGANIKVYGHQIQSLDYQVIDKTVQYDESIPTFFILPYNTIFPRTQASGYTMEYSTLDENFVDKLWTTDKKLYDWTINDADSIGKSFRLGVDGMITDDLELVQSSIKELQNNPDYALLLMSKAADLLNFV encoded by the coding sequence ATGAAATCACAAAGACTGGGACTTTTACGTCTCTATCGTAATCTTGATAAAATTCTGTTGCTCTTTTTCACAGTCTTTATGCTCATGGAGCTGGCCTGGGTGCCTTTCAACTCCTTTGCAGCAGAAGCTCTGCTCAAGCAGACAGGCTACCTCTTCTTATCTTATACAAATGCCCTGAAGGTTCTGACTTCAAATGTCTGGGTTGGCTTAGCCTTTCTAGCGCTTTTTGCGGTCAATCTCTTTATCGCTTATTTTCAGATTGGACTGATATTTATGGGGCTCCGCAATCTTCTGGACGAGGAAGAACGCAGCGCCTTTCAGTTTATTAAGAAAAGTTTCAAAGACAGCGGTTCGCTGATTCGCTATGCCCGGCCCAGTAAGGTCCTCTTCATTGCACTGTATATGGGCTTTATCTTTCCCTTTCTGCGGCAAATTCTCAAAATCTACTACTTGAATAAAATTCTGATTCCAGAATTTATCGTGACCTATCTCAAGACGGCCTTATGGATGAAATTATCAATCTATGCTTTAGGTTTTCTGCTTTTTTTGATAGCTGTCCGCCTGATGTTTGCCCTGCCCAAGCTCTTTTTTGAGCATTTCCGCCTACGAGATGCGATTAGGTATAGTTTGGAGAAGACCAAGGGGCACTTGATTCGCTATACTTGGCAGCTCTTTTGGATACTGGCCAAGAGCTTTCTCTTCTTTCTTTTATGCAGCATTCCGATTTTGATGTTGCAGCAGTATGCGGATGGCCAGTCCAATCAGATAGCCTTGATAGCAGCGGTTGTCAATTACTGCCTCATCAAGCTTGCTTATTACTTCATGGTAGCCTACTTTCTGATTAAGTTTGTGGCTTTTCTGACAGACAGCAAGCTGTCTGAGTACCGCTACAGGAAAGGCCTGCCTCTCATGCGCTGGTTTATCCTTTTGGTCACTAGCTCTGTCTTTGCCCTTGAAGGATTTGTCTATCTCAATCTGCCCTTGGAAAATGTCCCTCTGACCATCTCACACCGTGGAGTTTCGCAGGGAAATGGTGTCCAGAATACGGTTGAGTCGCTTGAGAAGACAGTTCTGCTCAAGCCGGATTATATCGAAATGGATGTACAGGAGACCAAGGATGGCCAGTTTGTCATGATGCACGATGCCAATCTAAAAGCCTTGGCCGGCGTTGATGCTAAACCGCAAGAGCTGACTCTGCAAGAGCTGACGGCTTTAGATATTTCAGAAAATGGACACACTGCCAAAATTTCAAGCTTTGATGCTTATCTCAAACGAGCCAATCAAATGGGCCAGCGACTCTTGATAGAAATCAAGACCAGCAGCTTGGATTCAGACGATATGATGGACCGTTTCCTGAGCCAATACGGAGCCAATATCAAGGTTTATGGCCACCAGATTCAGTCCTTGGACTACCAGGTTATTGACAAGACAGTCCAGTATGATGAGAGCATACCGACCTTCTTTATCCTGCCCTACAATACTATTTTCCCACGAACACAGGCTTCCGGCTATACGATGGAGTACTCAACCCTCGATGAAAACTTTGTCGATAAGCTATGGACGACGGATAAGAAGCTTTATGACTGGACCATCAACGATGCAGACAGCATTGGCAAATCCTTCCGTCTGGGTGTTGACGGCATGATTACCGATGATTTAGAGCTGGTGCAAAGCTCTATCAAGGAACTGCAGAACAATCCTGACTATGCCCTGCTTTTGATGAGTAAGGCAGCGGATTTGCTTAATTTTGTGTAG
- a CDS encoding DUF536 domain-containing protein, translating into MAIEKTVSELAEILGVSRQAINNRVKALPPEDTEKNEKGVTVVTRSGLIKLEEIYKKTIFEDEPVSEDVKQRELMEILVDEKNAEIVRLYEQLKAKDSQLAKKDEQLRIKDVQIAEKDKQLDQQQQLTAKAMNERETLLLELDEAKEKVQEQERKGFWARLFGK; encoded by the coding sequence ATGGCAATTGAAAAGACAGTCAGCGAGTTAGCCGAGATTCTTGGAGTTAGCCGCCAGGCGATTAACAATCGTGTCAAGGCACTGCCGCCAGAAGATACGGAAAAGAATGAAAAAGGAGTCACGGTGGTGACCCGCAGCGGCTTGATTAAGCTGGAAGAGATTTATAAGAAAACTATTTTTGAAGATGAACCTGTTAGCGAAGATGTGAAGCAACGCGAGCTGATGGAAATCTTGGTGGATGAAAAAAATGCTGAGATTGTGCGTCTCTATGAGCAGCTTAAGGCCAAGGACAGCCAACTGGCTAAGAAAGATGAGCAGCTGCGCATAAAGGATGTTCAGATTGCTGAAAAGGACAAGCAGCTGGACCAACAGCAGCAGCTGACAGCTAAGGCTATGAATGAGCGTGAAACCTTGCTGTTGGAGTTGGATGAAGCCAAGGAAAAGGTGCAGGAGCAAGAAAGAAAGGGCTTCTGGGCACGTCTATTTGGAAAATAA
- a CDS encoding NAD(P)/FAD-dependent oxidoreductase, with protein MKYFDTIIIGGGPAGMMAAISSSFYGQKTLLLEKNKRLGKKLAGTGGGRCNVTNNGNLDDLMAGIPGNGRFLYSVFSQFDNHDIINFFTENGVKLKVEDHGRVFPATDKSRTIIEALEKKIAELGGTVITNTEIVSVKKSDSLFTVRASDQTWTCQKLIVTTGGKSYPSTGSTGFGHDIARHFKHTVTDLEAAESPLMTDFPHKALQGISLDDVTLSYGKHVITHDLLFTHFGLSGPAALRLSSFVKGGETIYLDLLPQMSQQDLAEFLEEHREKSLKNCLKILLPERMADFFAQPFPEKVKQLNLSEKEALIKQIKELPIPVTGKMSLAKSFVTKGGVSLKEINPKTLESKLVPGLHFAGEVLDINAHTGGFNITSALCTGWVAGSLHYE; from the coding sequence ATGAAGTATTTCGACACAATCATCATCGGAGGAGGACCGGCTGGCATGATGGCTGCCATTTCCAGTTCTTTCTACGGACAGAAGACCTTGCTCCTTGAGAAAAATAAACGATTGGGAAAGAAACTAGCTGGTACAGGCGGCGGCCGCTGCAATGTGACCAATAACGGAAACCTGGATGACCTCATGGCTGGCATTCCCGGTAACGGTCGCTTTCTTTACAGCGTCTTTTCCCAGTTTGACAACCATGACATTATCAACTTTTTTACTGAGAACGGCGTCAAACTCAAGGTCGAAGACCACGGCCGAGTTTTCCCAGCGACAGACAAGTCCCGCACCATTATCGAAGCTTTGGAAAAGAAAATTGCAGAGCTGGGTGGTACTGTCATCACCAATACCGAAATTGTCTCCGTCAAAAAATCCGATAGCCTTTTTACTGTCAGAGCCAGCGACCAGACTTGGACCTGCCAGAAATTGATTGTGACGACTGGCGGCAAGTCCTACCCTTCAACTGGCTCGACAGGATTTGGCCACGATATTGCCCGACACTTCAAGCATACAGTAACCGACCTAGAGGCTGCTGAAAGTCCTCTTATGACTGACTTTCCTCACAAAGCGCTTCAGGGGATTTCGCTGGACGATGTGACCCTGAGCTACGGAAAGCATGTCATTACCCACGACCTGCTCTTTACCCACTTTGGCCTATCAGGTCCGGCAGCCCTGCGCTTGTCTAGCTTTGTCAAGGGTGGCGAAACCATCTATCTGGATCTTCTGCCACAGATGAGTCAGCAGGATTTGGCAGAATTTTTAGAAGAACATCGGGAAAAATCGCTGAAGAACTGCCTGAAAATTCTCCTGCCCGAGCGAATGGCAGACTTTTTTGCCCAACCCTTTCCCGAGAAAGTCAAACAACTCAATCTCAGTGAAAAAGAGGCTCTCATCAAACAAATCAAAGAATTGCCCATCCCTGTCACTGGCAAAATGTCCCTGGCCAAGTCCTTTGTAACCAAAGGCGGCGTCAGCCTCAAAGAAATTAATCCCAAAACTCTGGAAAGCAAGCTTGTTCCCGGCCTCCACTTTGCTGGAGAGGTCCTAGACATCAATGCCCACACAGGCGGCTTCAACATCACATCTGCCCTCTGCACCGGCTGGGTAGCAGGAAGCTTGCATTATGAGTGA
- a CDS encoding MerR family transcriptional regulator: MYHIKEAAQLSGVSVKTLHHYDKIGLLVPDKLENGYRIYSQADLERLQVILYYKYLGFSLEKIAELLSQDEQTLLPHLVRQLEYLKQERDRLDTLISTLQKTIQDEKGERKMTMKEKFAGFTYEDNQKYHQEAVKEYGQEVMAEALTRQNGREEESAAAFNQVFQSLAENMQQGLPVEAAENQEQATRLLQAIRTFGFDCSLQVFAHIGQGYVHNPEFKKNIDQFGLGTAQYTADVIAAYVRTNAE; the protein is encoded by the coding sequence ATGTACCATATCAAAGAAGCTGCGCAGCTTTCGGGAGTCTCTGTCAAAACCCTGCATCATTACGACAAAATCGGACTTTTAGTCCCTGACAAATTAGAAAATGGCTATCGGATATACAGCCAAGCTGATTTAGAGAGGCTGCAGGTCATCCTTTACTATAAGTATCTGGGGTTTTCTTTGGAGAAAATAGCAGAGCTGCTGAGTCAGGATGAACAGACTTTATTGCCGCATCTGGTTAGGCAATTAGAGTATTTGAAGCAGGAAAGAGACCGCTTGGATACCTTGATTTCCACCTTGCAAAAAACCATCCAAGATGAAAAGGGAGAAAGAAAGATGACAATGAAAGAAAAATTCGCAGGTTTTACCTACGAAGACAATCAAAAATACCATCAAGAAGCTGTCAAAGAATACGGGCAAGAAGTCATGGCAGAAGCATTGACTCGTCAAAATGGACGGGAAGAAGAATCTGCCGCAGCCTTCAATCAAGTTTTTCAAAGTCTGGCAGAGAATATGCAACAAGGCTTGCCAGTTGAAGCAGCGGAAAATCAAGAGCAGGCTACACGTCTCTTACAAGCCATTCGCACTTTTGGCTTTGACTGCTCACTGCAAGTCTTTGCCCACATCGGTCAGGGCTATGTCCACAATCCAGAATTCAAGAAGAATATCGATCAATTCGGACTAGGAACTGCCCAGTACACAGCAGATGTGATTGCGGCTTATGTTCGGACAAATGCAGAATAA
- a CDS encoding class I SAM-dependent methyltransferase, with protein MAEAGHKFLAKLGKKRLRPGGKLATDWLIEQGHFSSDKKVLEVACNMGTTTIELAKKYGCQITAVDLDKAALAQAKLNGDKAGVSELVTFEQANAMKLPYDDNSFDIVINEAMLTMQTDKGKAKCMDEYYRVLKPGGVLLTHDVMLKQKDENVREELSRAINVNVGPLTEGSWIQLARSHAFDRVDTFVGEMTLMSLRGMIYDEGLGGTLKICFNALKKENYSQFMKMFKMFQKNQEKLGFIAMVSRK; from the coding sequence ATGGCAGAAGCAGGTCATAAATTTTTAGCAAAATTAGGAAAGAAACGCCTTCGTCCCGGTGGCAAGCTGGCAACGGACTGGCTGATTGAGCAGGGGCATTTTTCCAGCGATAAGAAAGTTCTAGAGGTTGCCTGTAATATGGGGACCACAACAATCGAGCTAGCTAAAAAATATGGCTGCCAAATTACTGCAGTTGATTTGGATAAGGCTGCGCTGGCTCAGGCTAAGCTTAATGGAGACAAGGCTGGTGTGAGTGAACTCGTCACATTTGAGCAGGCTAATGCTATGAAGCTGCCTTATGATGACAATTCTTTTGATATTGTTATCAATGAAGCCATGCTGACCATGCAGACGGATAAGGGGAAGGCCAAATGTATGGATGAGTACTACCGGGTGCTGAAGCCAGGTGGAGTGCTCCTCACCCACGACGTCATGCTCAAGCAAAAAGATGAGAATGTCCGGGAAGAGCTATCTCGTGCGATTAATGTCAATGTGGGGCCTCTAACCGAGGGATCTTGGATTCAGCTGGCACGTTCTCATGCTTTTGACCGTGTGGACACCTTTGTCGGTGAAATGACCTTGATGAGCCTTCGAGGGATGATATATGACGAAGGACTAGGCGGCACTCTGAAAATTTGCTTCAATGCCCTTAAAAAAGAAAACTACAGTCAATTTATGAAGATGTTTAAGATGTTCCAAAAGAATCAGGAAAAACTGGGCTTTATTGCTATGGTTTCTCGCAAATAA
- a CDS encoding AzlD domain-containing protein: MISKYILLVILLSALVTWIPRVLPFILVKYKGLPPMVERFLKYLPVSIIFALILSSVTNAKTGQLPSFKWLDLMAVFPTSYVAFKYKNLIATVVFGVVLVALLRYLAGFLGL; encoded by the coding sequence ATGATAAGTAAATATATTTTGCTGGTTATTCTTTTGTCAGCTCTAGTCACTTGGATTCCACGGGTTTTGCCCTTTATCCTAGTCAAGTACAAGGGGCTTCCGCCTATGGTAGAGCGTTTCCTCAAATATTTGCCAGTTTCCATTATCTTTGCCCTTATCCTGTCTAGTGTCACCAATGCTAAAACAGGTCAGCTGCCGAGTTTTAAATGGCTGGATTTAATGGCTGTTTTTCCGACTAGCTATGTGGCTTTTAAGTATAAGAACTTAATTGCAACTGTTGTATTTGGTGTAGTCTTGGTGGCCTTGCTGCGCTATCTGGCTGGATTTCTTGGGCTGTAA
- a CDS encoding AzlC family ABC transporter permease, with protein sequence MRGQTFKQGAQAAVPTALGYIGIGLACGIMAAPYMNPLEMGLMSILVYAGSAQFAMIGLFTQQAPVLAIALTVFLINIRHLLLCLHASTLFRKSSLMQNIVIGSFLTDESYGVLMGEQVHTKEIAASWMMGNNFMGYTAWILGSVLGTALGALLPNPESFGLDFALVAMFIGIFSSQFTIMLRRVKIKKLFLVLGVVGLAYLVLTMLLQNSLAVLFATLLGCTVGVILDDK encoded by the coding sequence ATGCGCGGGCAGACATTTAAACAGGGGGCACAGGCGGCAGTGCCAACGGCTCTGGGCTATATTGGGATTGGCCTAGCCTGTGGCATCATGGCGGCACCCTATATGAATCCCTTGGAGATGGGGCTGATGAGTATTTTGGTTTATGCCGGCAGTGCCCAGTTTGCCATGATTGGTTTATTTACCCAGCAGGCGCCGGTCTTAGCCATTGCACTGACTGTTTTTCTCATCAATATTCGGCATCTTCTGCTCTGTCTGCATGCATCAACTCTTTTTCGTAAGTCTAGCTTGATGCAGAACATTGTCATTGGGTCTTTTTTAACAGATGAATCTTATGGAGTCTTGATGGGGGAGCAGGTGCATACAAAAGAGATTGCTGCCAGCTGGATGATGGGTAACAATTTCATGGGTTATACTGCTTGGATCTTGGGATCTGTTTTGGGAACAGCCCTTGGTGCCCTTCTGCCCAATCCTGAGAGCTTTGGCCTGGACTTTGCCCTAGTCGCCATGTTTATTGGCATTTTCTCTTCTCAGTTTACAATCATGCTGCGACGAGTCAAGATAAAGAAGCTCTTTTTGGTCTTAGGTGTGGTGGGTCTTGCCTACTTAGTCCTAACTATGCTGCTTCAAAATTCGCTGGCGGTGCTTTTTGCAACCTTGCTAGGCTGTACAGTGGGGGTGATTTTGGATGATAAGTAA